A genomic segment from Actinomadura hallensis encodes:
- a CDS encoding bifunctional lysylphosphatidylglycerol flippase/synthetase MprF: MRTGDAPRAKAPRAEPSRAAGSPAEGACGPDGPVWPIAAATALTAVLVALPALPHSPRWLGPPARLVTGGEPLAPAHAAVLGLVLALLARGALLRRRAAWYGLIVLALLGLLSVLAGDGGPWRAPPLAAVLGGLWLERGRFPVRPHPERVRTAVRTAALLAAAAVAGSLLFGGVSARSVGQVAGGLGSTGAPMDGASWLPDVLGLTGAAGLIVLVAVLLAPAPAPPPAREADRRRVADLVAHPGSDTLAPFALRRDKAYAFSPDGRAAVGYRVMFGVAVAGGDPVGDPASHAGAIAAFLARCRTCGWRPAVLGASDAVLPLWGLARSIGYGDEAVVRPDAFGLSGRRMRNVRQAVQRTVNAGVTTEIVPERELAPRLRERLSDVASRSLGGAAERGFAMNLDELLTGRHPGAVVAVAYDAEKEPIAFQRYVAAGEGVSLDAMRRVPGGPNGLNERLIVEMIEYAGERGHGVVSLNFVPFRKLLDTAERTVPQKIGYRALHLLDPWIAAESLFLFDRKFRPSYKPRHIAFRSWLDIAWLGAALFTLEFGGIRPVQRDASPVAEPAHDLNRL, encoded by the coding sequence ATGCGCACAGGCGACGCGCCCCGGGCGAAGGCGCCCCGGGCGGAGCCTTCACGGGCGGCCGGGTCCCCGGCGGAGGGGGCCTGCGGACCGGACGGTCCCGTGTGGCCGATCGCGGCCGCGACGGCGCTCACCGCCGTCCTCGTGGCGTTACCGGCGCTGCCGCACTCCCCGCGGTGGCTCGGGCCGCCCGCGCGCCTCGTCACCGGCGGCGAGCCGCTCGCGCCCGCGCACGCCGCCGTCCTGGGCCTGGTCCTCGCGCTCCTCGCCCGCGGGGCCCTGCTGCGCCGCCGCGCCGCCTGGTACGGGCTCATCGTCCTCGCGCTCCTCGGCCTGCTGTCCGTCCTCGCCGGCGACGGAGGCCCGTGGCGGGCGCCACCGCTCGCGGCGGTCCTCGGCGGGCTGTGGCTGGAGCGCGGCCGGTTCCCCGTCCGCCCGCATCCCGAACGCGTCCGGACGGCGGTCAGGACCGCCGCGCTCCTCGCCGCCGCCGCGGTGGCGGGCTCGCTGCTGTTCGGCGGCGTGTCGGCCAGGTCGGTCGGCCAGGTCGCGGGCGGGCTCGGCTCGACGGGCGCGCCCATGGACGGCGCGTCGTGGCTGCCGGACGTCCTCGGCCTCACCGGCGCCGCCGGGCTCATCGTCCTGGTGGCCGTCCTGCTCGCGCCCGCCCCGGCGCCTCCGCCCGCCCGCGAGGCCGACCGCCGCCGCGTCGCGGACCTGGTCGCCCACCCCGGCTCCGACACCCTGGCCCCGTTCGCGCTGCGGCGCGACAAGGCGTACGCGTTCAGCCCGGACGGGCGGGCCGCGGTCGGCTACCGGGTGATGTTCGGCGTCGCGGTGGCGGGCGGCGACCCCGTCGGCGACCCGGCCTCCCACGCGGGAGCGATCGCGGCGTTCCTCGCCCGGTGCCGGACGTGCGGCTGGCGGCCCGCCGTCCTCGGCGCGAGCGACGCCGTGCTCCCCCTGTGGGGGCTCGCCCGATCGATCGGCTACGGCGACGAGGCGGTGGTCCGCCCGGACGCGTTCGGCCTGTCCGGGCGGCGGATGCGCAACGTGCGCCAGGCGGTCCAGCGCACCGTGAACGCCGGGGTCACCACCGAGATCGTCCCGGAGCGGGAACTGGCCCCCCGCCTGCGCGAGCGGCTCTCGGACGTCGCGTCCCGCTCGCTCGGCGGCGCGGCCGAGCGCGGCTTCGCCATGAACCTCGACGAGCTGCTGACGGGCCGCCATCCCGGGGCGGTCGTCGCGGTCGCCTACGACGCGGAGAAGGAGCCGATCGCCTTCCAGCGGTACGTCGCGGCCGGGGAGGGCGTCAGCCTGGACGCGATGCGCCGCGTCCCGGGCGGGCCGAACGGCCTCAACGAGCGCCTCATCGTCGAGATGATCGAGTACGCGGGCGAGCGGGGCCACGGCGTCGTCTCGCTGAACTTCGTCCCGTTCCGGAAGCTGCTGGACACCGCGGAGCGCACCGTCCCGCAGAAGATCGGGTACCGGGCCCTGCACCTCCTGGACCCGTGGATCGCGGCCGAGTCCCTCTTCCTGTTCGACCGGAAGTTCAGGCCGTCCTACAAGCCGCGGCACATCGCCTTCCGCTCCTGGCTCGACATCGCCTGGCTGGGCGCGGCCCTCTTCACGCTGGAGTTCGGCGGGATCCGTCCCGTCCAGCGGGACGCGAGCCCGGTCGCCGAACCCGCGCACGACCTGAACCGCCTCTGA
- a CDS encoding MFS transporter — translation MTPRHRLVLALACTAQFMVVLDVSVVNVALPSVQADLAIAPADLQWIVNAYALTFGGLLLLGGRLADLYGLRRTVIAGLALFTLASLAGGLAEDPWTLIAARAFQGAGAAVLAPATLTMLTTTFDEDLRPRVLAAWTAVGLAGGTAGNLIGGVLTDALSWRWVLLINVPVGALALLPTRLLANVRSKGRRLDVPGAVLATAGVAALTYGITRDWNAPALTCGIAALVAFTVLQSRSRTPLLPLRLLRIRTVAVGNVTMLLAGACLNPMWFFLTLSMQNVLHYSPLQTGLAFLPHTLLTMAVALHVTPRLMERTAGRTLIVTGALIAAAGFLWQSRLAPGDGYLTGILGPAVLISAGAGLLNTPLTNAVTTGVPAHDAGAASGLMNTTKQTGAALGLAALVTLTTTNGHAFTAIAVLLVAAALTACGLPSTTRRHQGRNLPGTPAR, via the coding sequence ATGACACCGCGGCACCGGCTGGTCCTCGCGCTGGCGTGCACCGCGCAGTTCATGGTCGTCCTGGACGTCTCCGTGGTGAACGTCGCCCTGCCGTCCGTCCAGGCGGATCTGGCCATCGCCCCGGCCGATCTGCAGTGGATCGTGAACGCCTACGCGCTGACGTTCGGCGGCCTCCTCCTGCTCGGCGGCCGCCTCGCCGACCTCTACGGCCTCCGCCGCACGGTCATCGCGGGCCTCGCCCTCTTCACCCTCGCCAGTCTGGCGGGCGGGCTCGCCGAAGACCCCTGGACGCTCATCGCCGCCCGCGCTTTCCAGGGCGCCGGCGCCGCCGTCCTGGCCCCCGCCACCCTGACCATGCTCACCACCACGTTCGACGAGGACCTCCGCCCCCGCGTCCTCGCCGCATGGACGGCCGTGGGACTCGCCGGAGGAACCGCGGGCAACCTCATCGGCGGCGTCCTCACCGACGCCCTCTCATGGCGCTGGGTCCTGCTCATCAACGTCCCGGTCGGCGCGCTGGCCCTTCTTCCGACCCGCCTCCTGGCGAACGTCCGGAGCAAAGGCCGGCGCCTGGACGTCCCCGGAGCCGTCCTGGCCACCGCAGGCGTCGCCGCCCTCACCTACGGCATCACACGGGACTGGAACGCCCCCGCCCTCACCTGCGGCATCGCCGCCCTGGTGGCCTTCACCGTCCTGCAGTCTCGGTCACGAACACCTCTGCTTCCCCTGCGGCTCCTCCGCATCCGCACGGTGGCCGTCGGGAACGTGACGATGCTGCTCGCCGGGGCCTGCCTCAACCCGATGTGGTTCTTCCTGACCCTGTCCATGCAGAACGTCCTGCACTACAGCCCCCTGCAAACGGGCCTCGCCTTCCTCCCGCACACACTCCTGACCATGGCCGTCGCCCTGCACGTCACACCCCGCCTCATGGAACGCACCGCCGGCCGCACCCTCATCGTCACCGGTGCCCTGATCGCCGCCGCGGGCTTCCTCTGGCAGAGCCGCCTCGCCCCCGGCGACGGCTACCTCACGGGCATCCTCGGCCCGGCGGTCCTGATCTCCGCGGGCGCCGGCCTCCTCAACACCCCGCTCACCAACGCCGTCACCACGGGCGTCCCGGCCCACGACGCCGGCGCGGCATCCGGCTTGATGAACACCACCAAGCAGACCGGCGCCGCCCTCGGCCTCGCCGCCCTGGTCACCCTGACGACCACAAACGGCCACGCCTTCACCGCCATCGCGGTCCTGCTGGTCGCAGCCGCCCTCACGGCCTGCGGCCTCCCCTCGACGACCCGCCGTCACCAAGGTCGCAACCTCCCCGGGACCCCGGCCAGGTGA
- a CDS encoding TetR/AcrR family transcriptional regulator yields the protein MPRTADHDARRTQIIDGLVRVAGRDGLHAVTMRAVAAEAGVSLRLVQYYFESKAQLMNAALERLERQSHERWAARLEGLRDPSPREVVEALVAEALPTDPESRVFHQVWTSYAVLAMTEPPMAAQPFVEGPDRLERQITGILAGAGAADPETEAARLLALAHGLGTSVLVGRRSAESAMRILRRHLDELFPAPG from the coding sequence ATGCCGAGGACCGCCGACCACGACGCGCGCCGGACGCAGATCATCGACGGGCTCGTCCGGGTGGCCGGCCGGGACGGGCTGCACGCCGTCACCATGCGGGCGGTGGCCGCGGAGGCGGGAGTGTCGCTGCGGCTCGTCCAGTACTACTTCGAGAGCAAGGCGCAGCTCATGAACGCGGCGCTGGAGCGGCTCGAACGGCAGAGCCACGAGCGGTGGGCGGCGCGGCTGGAGGGGCTGCGGGACCCGTCCCCGCGCGAGGTGGTCGAGGCGCTCGTCGCCGAGGCGCTGCCCACCGACCCGGAGAGCCGGGTGTTCCACCAGGTCTGGACGTCCTATGCCGTCCTGGCCATGACCGAGCCGCCGATGGCGGCGCAGCCGTTCGTGGAGGGCCCCGACCGGCTGGAGCGCCAGATCACCGGGATCCTCGCCGGAGCCGGGGCGGCGGACCCGGAGACCGAGGCCGCGCGGCTGCTGGCGCTCGCGCACGGCCTGGGGACGAGCGTGCTCGTCGGACGGCGGTCCGCCGAGTCGGCGATGCGGATCCTGCGCCGCCACCTGGACGAGCTGTTCCCCGCGCCCGGGTGA
- a CDS encoding TetR/AcrR family transcriptional regulator — MTTTSADSGRPRTRAGGARRRGKGSSALASERREHLVRLAAELFAEKGFQATTVRNIADEAGILSGSLYHHFDSKESIVDEILTGFYNEIMAAYRAVLDKGMNPRDTVAGLVRVAFGNLEPHRAAITVMQNDWNYLKGMDRFSYLIKSEAEVEKMWVDTLSAGQKQGLFREDLDPKLTYRMIRDTIWVAVRWFKPGGRLDAQGLADHYLKVMFDGINVH, encoded by the coding sequence GTGACGACCACGAGCGCCGATTCCGGACGACCCAGGACCCGCGCGGGCGGTGCCCGCCGCCGGGGCAAGGGCTCCTCAGCGCTGGCGTCGGAGCGGCGCGAGCACCTGGTCAGGCTGGCCGCGGAACTGTTCGCCGAGAAGGGCTTCCAGGCCACCACGGTCCGCAACATCGCCGACGAGGCGGGCATCCTCTCCGGGAGCCTGTACCACCACTTCGACTCCAAGGAGTCGATCGTCGACGAGATCCTCACCGGCTTCTACAACGAGATCATGGCGGCGTACCGGGCGGTGCTCGACAAGGGCATGAACCCGCGCGACACCGTCGCCGGGCTGGTCCGGGTCGCGTTCGGCAACCTCGAGCCGCACCGCGCCGCGATCACGGTGATGCAGAACGACTGGAACTACCTCAAGGGGATGGACCGCTTCTCGTACCTGATCAAGTCCGAGGCCGAGGTCGAGAAGATGTGGGTCGACACCCTGAGCGCCGGCCAGAAGCAGGGCCTGTTCCGCGAGGATCTCGATCCGAAGCTCACCTACCGGATGATCCGCGACACGATCTGGGTGGCGGTGCGCTGGTTCAAGCCGGGAGGCCGGCTGGACGCCCAGGGCCTCGCCGACCACTACCTCAAGGTCATGTTCGACGGGATCAACGTCCACTAG
- a CDS encoding M14 family zinc carboxypeptidase, translated as MRARRLTWPLALATSIALPVSLAAPAAARPPAQSPAASPAVSPSAAPAGPAGACDPTRTAPVYRGKVPSPEKVLGFELGERPVSSAESDRYLETVAAKSERVVSGTLATSAQGRPLKYAIAGRPGLMSKAGLAKVRREAALLRDPRTPDALARQIVRRGVPILWVTGNVHGNEPSGTDAALRVLRDLGDREDCAAEAILQNALVVILPTQNPDGREAGTRQNAYGFDMNRDWFARTQPETDGKLAMLGRYPPALYIDAHEMGGTSYFFPPNADPIYHETPEQAIGWINGLYGAAMAEEFTRRGIDFFNRDVYDLFYQGYGDSVPTTGFHAAGMTFEKGNASPYPEKVEEQYLTQWVTLSAAAGQRQRVLTEWRRMTVDAYEQGKAGKLEPNQIYNPPNQIDRQVPDRKVRHYFLRADDPAKRDEVRTVVRRLQRMGVRVERLVRSLTVPDFKPYGGSEAKTTLPAGTYWITMAQGRKHWIQAMLGEDSYTPFPYFYDVTAWSLPLLANVAGGSSGASLKPRAVPAAPVPAPRPGHEGRAPRLAVLQLSATSSAARESVGWLRHRLDREWRLPFTLLTPADVAAGGLAGVEVLVTPDGPASSAYDALGETGRTALQEWTRGGGRYVGWQGGAQLAARLGLTTATLSEPTSDIPGTLIRAKVDADSPLAADVGGAVWNFTAYDLVMKASGGVAVAYPEADSPDWSVSGFERGASELGGTAAVVDQPAGEGRSVLFAAEPNFRAFTDGTAKLLRNAVLGPDPEREAAPRAGEAAEAARRAAELPSPESPIRVSVRAADAAGAASVLRSVGASWAERRRGGVVHYVIDNPRGLPTDHHPFAGRLPSLLAGAGIDPVAVTLP; from the coding sequence ATGAGAGCCCGACGACTGACGTGGCCCCTGGCGCTGGCCACGTCCATCGCGCTTCCCGTGTCGCTGGCGGCGCCCGCCGCCGCGAGACCCCCCGCCCAGTCCCCCGCCGCATCCCCCGCCGTGTCCCCCTCCGCGGCTCCCGCCGGTCCTGCGGGCGCCTGCGACCCCACGCGGACCGCACCGGTCTACCGGGGCAAGGTCCCCTCGCCCGAGAAGGTCCTCGGCTTCGAGCTCGGCGAACGGCCCGTCAGCTCCGCCGAGTCCGACAGGTACCTGGAGACGGTCGCCGCGAAGAGCGAGCGCGTCGTGTCCGGCACGCTCGCCACCTCCGCGCAGGGCCGCCCGCTCAAGTACGCGATCGCCGGGCGTCCCGGGCTGATGTCCAAGGCGGGGCTGGCGAAGGTGCGGCGGGAGGCCGCCCTGCTCCGCGACCCCCGCACCCCCGACGCGCTGGCCCGGCAGATCGTCCGGCGCGGCGTGCCGATCCTGTGGGTCACCGGGAACGTCCACGGCAACGAGCCCAGCGGCACCGACGCGGCGCTCAGGGTGCTGCGCGACCTCGGCGACCGCGAGGACTGCGCCGCCGAGGCGATCCTCCAGAACGCGCTCGTGGTGATCCTCCCGACGCAGAACCCCGACGGACGCGAGGCCGGGACGCGCCAGAACGCCTACGGCTTCGACATGAACCGCGACTGGTTCGCGCGCACCCAGCCGGAGACCGACGGGAAACTGGCGATGCTCGGCCGGTACCCGCCCGCGCTGTACATCGACGCGCACGAGATGGGCGGGACGTCGTACTTCTTCCCGCCGAACGCCGACCCGATCTACCACGAGACGCCCGAGCAGGCGATCGGCTGGATCAACGGCCTGTACGGCGCGGCGATGGCGGAGGAGTTCACGCGGCGCGGCATCGACTTCTTCAACCGCGACGTCTACGACCTCTTCTACCAGGGGTACGGAGACTCGGTCCCGACCACCGGTTTCCACGCCGCCGGGATGACGTTCGAGAAGGGCAACGCCAGCCCGTACCCCGAGAAGGTCGAGGAGCAGTACCTGACCCAGTGGGTGACGCTGTCGGCGGCGGCCGGCCAGAGGCAGCGCGTCCTGACCGAATGGCGCCGGATGACCGTGGACGCCTACGAGCAGGGCAAGGCGGGGAAGCTGGAGCCCAACCAGATCTACAACCCGCCCAACCAGATCGACCGGCAGGTCCCCGACCGCAAGGTGCGGCACTACTTCCTGCGGGCCGACGACCCGGCCAAGCGCGACGAGGTCCGCACCGTCGTGCGGAGGCTCCAGCGGATGGGCGTGCGCGTCGAGAGGCTCGTCCGGTCGCTGACCGTGCCCGACTTCAAGCCGTACGGGGGGTCCGAGGCCAAGACGACCCTTCCGGCGGGCACGTACTGGATCACGATGGCCCAAGGCCGGAAGCACTGGATCCAGGCCATGCTGGGCGAGGACTCCTACACGCCGTTCCCCTACTTCTACGACGTGACCGCCTGGAGCCTGCCCCTGCTCGCGAACGTGGCGGGCGGGTCGTCCGGCGCGTCGCTCAAGCCGCGGGCCGTCCCGGCCGCGCCCGTGCCGGCGCCGCGTCCGGGTCACGAGGGCCGGGCGCCGAGACTCGCCGTCCTCCAGCTCTCCGCGACGTCGTCGGCGGCGCGGGAGTCGGTCGGCTGGCTGCGGCACCGCCTCGACCGCGAGTGGAGGCTGCCGTTCACGCTGCTGACCCCGGCGGACGTGGCGGCGGGCGGGCTCGCGGGCGTCGAGGTGCTCGTCACGCCGGACGGCCCCGCGTCGTCCGCCTACGACGCGCTCGGCGAGACCGGGCGGACCGCGCTCCAGGAGTGGACGCGCGGCGGCGGCCGCTATGTCGGCTGGCAGGGCGGCGCGCAGCTCGCGGCGCGGCTCGGGCTGACGACGGCCACGCTGTCGGAACCGACGTCCGACATCCCCGGCACGCTGATCCGCGCGAAGGTCGACGCGGACAGCCCGCTCGCCGCGGACGTCGGCGGCGCGGTCTGGAACTTCACGGCCTACGACCTGGTCATGAAGGCGTCCGGCGGCGTCGCCGTGGCGTACCCGGAGGCGGACTCGCCCGACTGGTCCGTGTCCGGGTTCGAGCGGGGCGCGTCCGAGCTGGGCGGCACCGCCGCGGTCGTGGACCAGCCCGCCGGTGAGGGACGCTCCGTGCTGTTCGCCGCCGAGCCGAACTTCCGCGCGTTCACCGACGGGACCGCCAAGCTCCTGCGCAACGCCGTTCTCGGCCCCGACCCGGAGCGGGAGGCCGCTCCGCGGGCGGGCGAGGCCGCCGAGGCGGCGCGGCGGGCGGCGGAGCTGCCGTCGCCCGAGTCGCCGATCCGCGTCTCGGTGAGAGCGGCCGACGCGGCCGGCGCGGCGTCGGTCCTGCGCTCGGTCGGCGCCTCCTGGGCCGAGAGGCGCCGCGGCGGCGTCGTCCACTACGTGATCGACAACCCGCGCGGGCTCCCCACGGACCACCATCCGTTCGCGGGCAGGCTGCCGTCCCTCCTCGCCGGGGCGGGGATCGACCCGGTCGCCGTCACACTCCCCTGA
- a CDS encoding peptidyl-tRNA hydrolase: MRPDQAPFHDPLDDPPWAMQLVVRAEKTDPPNHEAVCEAAATAVVRLLTDPRAAEPGGEWHDAVREWESRRIRKVTRRARGVRWPEAEALPGVTVEHAGAQVRAFPPGPVSDVPPQLAKLQVAGLDLPGADEPAPPPEPPYAALALNPDVTITTGKAAAQCGHAAQLLLRRGRRRHVAAWVEAGARVHLVRDEEWRRCVKQSAVAVRDGGFTEVPPGTMTAVAWLVRK, from the coding sequence GTGCGACCCGACCAGGCTCCCTTCCACGACCCCCTCGACGATCCGCCATGGGCGATGCAACTGGTGGTACGCGCGGAGAAGACCGATCCGCCCAATCACGAGGCGGTCTGCGAGGCGGCGGCCACCGCGGTGGTCAGGCTGCTGACCGATCCCCGCGCCGCCGAGCCCGGCGGGGAGTGGCACGACGCGGTCCGCGAGTGGGAGTCGCGGCGCATCCGGAAGGTGACGCGCCGGGCGCGCGGGGTGCGGTGGCCGGAGGCGGAGGCGCTCCCCGGCGTCACCGTCGAGCACGCCGGCGCGCAGGTGCGGGCGTTCCCGCCGGGACCGGTGTCGGACGTCCCGCCCCAGCTGGCGAAGCTGCAGGTCGCGGGCCTCGACCTGCCGGGCGCGGACGAGCCCGCGCCGCCGCCCGAACCCCCGTACGCCGCGCTGGCCCTCAACCCGGACGTGACGATCACCACCGGCAAGGCCGCCGCGCAGTGCGGCCACGCGGCGCAGCTCCTGCTGCGGCGCGGCCGCCGCAGGCACGTGGCCGCCTGGGTCGAGGCCGGTGCGCGCGTGCACCTGGTCAGGGACGAGGAGTGGCGGCGCTGCGTGAAGCAGTCGGCGGTCGCGGTCCGCGACGGCGGGTTCACGGAGGTGCCGCCCGGGACGATGACGGCCGTGGCCTGGCTCGTGCGCAAGTAG
- a CDS encoding flavodoxin family protein, translating to MKRLLIVHHTPSPSVQAMYEAVRAGASTDEVEGVEVVSRAALAASAVDALEADGYLLGSPVNLGYLSGALKHFFDLIYYPCLEETVRRPFGAFLHGDNDASGALRALESITTGLKWKAVQPPVVVTGEPSKADLEACWELGAITAAELGGV from the coding sequence ATGAAGAGGCTGCTGATCGTCCACCACACGCCGTCGCCGTCCGTCCAGGCGATGTACGAGGCGGTGCGCGCCGGGGCGTCCACCGACGAGGTCGAGGGCGTCGAAGTGGTGTCGCGCGCGGCGCTGGCGGCGTCCGCCGTGGACGCACTGGAAGCCGACGGCTACCTCCTGGGGTCGCCGGTGAACCTCGGCTACCTGTCGGGGGCCCTCAAGCACTTCTTCGACCTGATCTACTACCCGTGCCTGGAGGAGACCGTCCGGCGCCCGTTCGGGGCCTTCCTGCACGGCGACAACGACGCGAGCGGCGCGCTGCGCGCCCTGGAATCGATCACCACCGGGCTGAAGTGGAAGGCCGTCCAGCCGCCCGTGGTCGTCACCGGCGAGCCGTCCAAGGCCGACCTGGAGGCCTGCTGGGAACTCGGCGCGATCACCGCCGCGGAACTCGGCGGCGTCTGA
- a CDS encoding HAD family hydrolase yields MPDVIVFDLYGVIARTQSPEAMRRIEEIAGDPGPSFWDAYWACRPAYDAGQESAAYWADVAGLLGTEFPDVPALNEADLDSWTEVDETMVSLVHELADEGRTLGLLSNIISDLVPRFEARHGDLLARFDALTYSCRIGVAKPDPRAYEICAERLGAQPSDVIFFDDTERNVIAARRTGMRAELFTSPSQVRTLIT; encoded by the coding sequence ATGCCCGACGTGATCGTTTTCGACCTGTACGGAGTGATCGCCCGTACCCAGTCCCCCGAGGCGATGCGGCGGATCGAGGAGATCGCCGGTGATCCGGGGCCGTCGTTCTGGGACGCCTACTGGGCCTGCCGTCCCGCCTACGACGCCGGCCAGGAGAGCGCCGCCTACTGGGCGGACGTCGCCGGGCTCCTCGGCACCGAGTTCCCCGACGTCCCCGCCCTCAACGAGGCCGACCTCGACAGCTGGACGGAGGTGGACGAGACCATGGTCTCCCTCGTCCACGAGCTCGCCGACGAGGGGCGCACCCTGGGCCTGCTCTCCAACATCATCAGCGACCTCGTGCCCCGCTTCGAGGCCCGCCACGGCGACCTGCTGGCCCGCTTCGACGCCCTCACCTACTCCTGCCGCATCGGCGTCGCCAAGCCCGATCCGCGCGCCTACGAGATCTGCGCCGAGCGCCTGGGCGCCCAGCCCTCCGACGTCATCTTCTTCGACGACACCGAACGCAACGTCATCGCCGCCCGCCGAACCGGCATGCGAGCCGAGCTCTTCACCTCCCCGTCCCAGGTCCGCACCCTCATCACCTGA
- a CDS encoding Dabb family protein, with the protein MSGFRHVVLFKWAEGTTTGQQEEVAAKLSELPGVIDEIREYSMGADAGVNPGAYDFGLVADFARREDYLVYRDHPAHRAVIEQYITPIVAERASIQYET; encoded by the coding sequence ATGAGCGGTTTCCGGCACGTGGTGTTGTTCAAGTGGGCCGAGGGCACGACCACCGGCCAGCAGGAAGAGGTCGCGGCGAAGCTGAGCGAGCTGCCCGGCGTCATCGACGAGATCCGCGAGTACAGCATGGGCGCGGACGCGGGCGTGAACCCCGGCGCCTACGACTTCGGCCTCGTCGCGGACTTCGCCCGGCGGGAGGACTACCTGGTCTACCGGGACCATCCCGCGCACCGCGCGGTGATCGAGCAGTACATCACGCCGATCGTGGCGGAGCGGGCGTCGATCCAGTACGAGACGTGA
- a CDS encoding serine hydrolase domain-containing protein — MSTVQGHCDPAFAGVREVFEQNFAEGRELGAAVAVYADGRKVVDLWGGVADRRTGREWLPDTPCFAFSCTKALTAAAALLLAERGAYRMDGPVTDWWPEFGAAGKEGTTAEHLLTHQAGLPAFARPVSAEEAADPAALAGELAAQKPEWTPGEAHGYHALTYGWLAGEIVRRLSGRTVGAFVKEEFARDLDLWIGAPGDVIERAAKLTAARRLQGGGNASPETRSSDASARARKIDGDLLNRLVAAFTDPQSAMNRSTNNPHPGKGGYNNPVVLRAGWPSAGMLTTAPALAGFYRDLVAGEILRPETLRDAIRPRVSGPDRTMLLESSFGLGFMRPAQTFFTPAAARESAFGHTGAGGSIGLGDPDAGLAFAYLPNLMSDMAAGDMRAYRLLEAAYASLA, encoded by the coding sequence ATGAGCACGGTGCAGGGCCACTGCGACCCGGCGTTCGCCGGCGTCCGCGAGGTGTTCGAGCAGAACTTCGCCGAGGGGCGCGAGCTGGGCGCCGCCGTCGCCGTCTACGCGGACGGCCGCAAGGTCGTGGACCTGTGGGGCGGCGTCGCCGACCGCCGCACCGGGCGGGAGTGGCTGCCCGACACGCCCTGCTTCGCGTTCTCCTGCACCAAGGCGCTGACGGCCGCCGCCGCGCTCCTGCTCGCCGAGCGCGGCGCGTACCGGATGGACGGCCCGGTGACGGACTGGTGGCCGGAGTTCGGCGCCGCGGGCAAGGAGGGCACGACCGCCGAGCACCTGCTGACCCACCAGGCCGGCCTGCCCGCCTTCGCCCGTCCGGTGTCGGCGGAGGAGGCGGCCGACCCCGCCGCCCTCGCCGGTGAGCTCGCCGCGCAGAAGCCGGAGTGGACGCCCGGCGAGGCGCACGGCTACCACGCGCTGACCTACGGCTGGCTGGCCGGGGAGATCGTCCGGCGGCTGTCCGGCAGGACGGTCGGGGCGTTCGTCAAGGAGGAGTTCGCCCGCGACCTGGACCTGTGGATCGGCGCCCCCGGCGACGTCATCGAGCGTGCGGCGAAGCTGACGGCGGCGCGGCGCCTCCAGGGCGGCGGGAACGCCTCCCCCGAGACCCGGTCCTCCGATGCGTCCGCGCGCGCCCGGAAGATCGACGGCGACCTCCTGAACCGCCTCGTCGCCGCGTTCACCGACCCGCAGAGCGCCATGAACCGGTCGACGAACAACCCGCACCCGGGCAAGGGCGGCTACAACAACCCGGTCGTGCTGCGCGCCGGCTGGCCGTCCGCCGGGATGCTCACGACGGCGCCCGCCCTCGCCGGGTTCTACCGCGACCTCGTCGCGGGCGAGATCCTGCGCCCGGAGACGCTGCGGGACGCGATCCGCCCGCGGGTGTCCGGACCGGACCGGACGATGCTGCTGGAGAGCTCCTTCGGGCTCGGCTTCATGCGCCCCGCCCAGACGTTCTTCACCCCGGCGGCCGCGCGGGAGTCGGCGTTCGGGCACACCGGCGCGGGCGGCTCGATCGGGCTCGGCGACCCCGACGCCGGCCTCGCGTTCGCCTACCTGCCGAACCTGATGAGCGACATGGCGGCCGGGGACATGCGCGCCTACCGGCTGCTGGAGGCCGCCTACGCGTCCCTGGCCTGA